A region of Vigna radiata var. radiata cultivar VC1973A chromosome 6, Vradiata_ver6, whole genome shotgun sequence DNA encodes the following proteins:
- the LOC106765183 gene encoding fimbrin-1, with translation MSKFEGVIVSDQWLHSQFTQVELRSLKSKFMTLKNQNGKVTFGDLPPLMVKVNAFRDMYSEDEIRGILGESGTDFTNDIDFEMFLKSYLNLQSQATAKQGGRRHSSSFLKDTVTTLLHTISESEKACYVAHINSYLGDDPFLKQYLPLNPASNDIFDLAKDGVLLCKLINVAVPGTIDERAINCKRNPSLWEVNENHTLCLNSAKAIGCTVVNIGAQDLVEGRPHLVLGLISQIIKIQLLADLNLKKTPQLVELADDGEDIEELLNLSPEKVLLKWMNFHLQRAGYEKTVRNFSSDVKDGEAYAYLLNVLAPEHCNPATLDTKDANERANMVIDHAEKMGCKRYLAPRDVAEGTSNLNLAFVAQLFHHRSGLSTDTKKISYAEMITEDVQTSREERCFRLWINSLGISTHVNNLFEDVRNGWVLLEVLDKIFPGSINWKQATKPPIRMPFRKVENCNQVIEVGTQLRFSLVNVSGNDIVQGNKKLILALLWQLMRFTMLQLLKNLRSHSQGKEIRDADILKWANRKVKSSGRTSQIESFKDKSLSSGLFFLELLSAVEPRLVNWNLVTKGESEDEKRLNATYTISVARKLGCSIFLLPEDIMEVNQKMILTLIASIMYWSLQQQTEDLNSFPSPANTATTTTPEASPAPSVCGEDENFSIGGEFSNLSIDDNTSDSTASSQPESDGVAAADELL, from the exons ATGTCTAAATTCGAAGGTGTTATTGTCTCCGATCAATGGCTTCATAGCCAATTTACGCAGGTTGAGCTTCGCAGCCTGAAATCAAAA TTTATGACTCTTAAGAATCAGAATGGTAAAGTTACATTCGGAGATTTGCCACCTTTGATGGTGAAGGTAAACGCATTCAGAGACATGTACAGTGAGGATGAGATTAGGGGGATCTTGGGGGAATCAGGCACTGATTTTACCAATGACATTGATTTTGAAATGTTCTTAAAG TCATATTTGAATTTGCAAAGCCAAGCTACTGCAAAACAGGGTGGTAGGAGGCACTCCTCGTCATTCCTCAAGGATACTGTGACCACCCTTCTTCACACAATCAGTGAATCAGAAAAGGCCTGTTACGTTGCCCACATAAACAGCTATCTTGGTGATGATCCATTTTTGAAGCAATATCTTCCATTGAACCCAGCTTCAAATGATATATTTGATCTTGCAAAAGATGGCGTTCTTCTGTG TAAGCTCATCAATGTTGCTGTTCCTGGTACAATAGATGAGCGAGCCATCAATTGCAAACGCAATCCTAGTCTTTGGGAGGTCAACGAGAACCATACCCTATGCCTCAATTCCGCTAAGGCTATTGGCTGCACAGTGGTTAACATTGGTGCACAGGATTTGGTTGAAGGAAGA CCTCATCTTGTTCTAGGGTTGATTTCCCAAATCATAAAG ATTCAGCTGCTGGCTGATCTCAACCTTAAGAAGACACCTCAACTTGTGGAATTGGCTGATGACGGTGAG GATATCGAAGAGCTTCTTAATTTGTCTCCCGAAAAGGTTCTACTAAAATGGATGAATTTTCATCTCCAGAGAGCAGGATACGAGAAAACTGTCAGAAATTTTTCTTCTGATGTTAAG GATGGAGAGGCTTATGCTTATCTGCTTAATGTCCTCGCTCCTGAACATTGCAATCCAGCCACCTTGGATACCAAGGATGCCAATGAAAGGGCAAATATGGTCATTGATCATGCAGAGAAAATGGGCTGCAAAAGATACTTGGCCCCGAGGGATGTTGCTGAGGGTACTTCGAATTTGAATCTTGCATTTGTTGCACAACTGTTTCATCACAG GAGTGGTCTGTCTACAGACACTAAAAAGATTTCCTATGCTGAGATGATAACTGAGGATGTGCAAACATCTAGAGAAGAGAGATGCTTCCGATTGTGGATCAACAGTCTTGGAATTTCTACACATGTAAATAATCTATTTGAGGATGTCAGAAATGG GTGGGTACTTTTAGAGGTGTTAGACAAGATTTTTCCTGGATCAATTAACTGGAAACAGGCGACAAAACCTCCAATCAGAATGCCCTTCAGAAAAGTAGAGAACTGCAATCAGGTCATAGAAGTTGGTACACAACTGAGATTCTCACTAGTCAATGTATCTGGAAATGACATTGTGCAAGGAAATAAAAAGCTTATTCTTG CTTTGTTGTGGCAGCTGATGAGGTTTACTATGCTTCAACTGTTGAAAAATTTGAGATCTCATTCCCAAGGAAAGGAGATCAGGGATGCAGATATCCTGAAATGGGCAAACAGAAAAGTGAAGAGCAGTGGCAGAACTTCTCAAATAGAGAGCTTCAAG GACAAGAGCTTGTCAAGTGGTCTCTTTTTCCTTGAGCTTCTGAGTGCTGTTGAGCCCAGACTTGTCAATTGGAACCTTGTCACCAAGGGTGAAAGTG AGGATGAGAAGAGGTTGAATGCCACCTACACAATCAGTGTTGCAAGAAAGCTTGGTTGTTCCATTTTTTTGTTACCTGAGGATATTATGGAG GTTAACCAGAAGATGATACTCACTCTTATAGCTAGCATAATGTATTGGAGCCTTCAACAACAGACTGAAGATCTAAATTCATTTCCTTCACCTGCAAACACTGCAACTACCACCACACCTGAAGCATCTCCAGCACCTTCGGTTTGCGGAGAAGATGAAAATTTCTCCATCGGCGGCGAGTTCTCCAACTTGAGCATCGATGATAACACCTCTGACAGCACAGCCTCTTCACAACCGGAGTCTGATGGCGTTGCTGCAGCAGATGAGCTGTTATGA